A window of the Candidatus Limnocylindria bacterium genome harbors these coding sequences:
- the ruvC gene encoding crossover junction endodeoxyribonuclease RuvC, translated as MLGIDPGTTGMGYALLDLTTDPPRLLAHGLVETPRHGSAAEKLLAIAEAIDELIATHKPAFFALERLYFNKNVRTAMAVAEARGVALVCGARAGLSIAEYTPQEVKQSVTGSGGADKRAVQRMIVHILELSGPITQDNVADAIAIALTHAQRVKFVAAVASAR; from the coding sequence GTGCTGGGTATCGACCCCGGCACGACGGGAATGGGATACGCGCTGCTGGACCTGACCACCGACCCGCCACGCCTGCTGGCGCACGGACTCGTCGAGACGCCGCGCCATGGCAGCGCGGCGGAGAAGCTGCTCGCGATCGCCGAAGCCATCGATGAGCTCATCGCGACCCACAAACCGGCGTTCTTCGCTCTCGAGCGGCTCTATTTCAACAAGAACGTGAGGACGGCGATGGCCGTCGCCGAAGCCCGCGGTGTCGCGCTCGTGTGCGGCGCGCGCGCCGGTCTCTCGATCGCGGAGTACACACCGCAGGAAGTGAAGCAATCGGTGACGGGATCCGGCGGCGCCGACAAGCGCGCCGTCCAGCGCATGATCGTCCACATCCTCGAGCTCTCCGGACCCATAACCCAGGACAACGTTGCCGACGCGATCGCCATCGCTCTCACGCACGCGCAACGCGTCAAATTCGTCGCCGCCGTCGCGAGCGCCAGGTGA
- a CDS encoding Flp family type IVb pilin, protein MGRFWTDESGQGLVEYALIIAVIAIAIIIAMVFLRNQLVNQFSNIGNNLT, encoded by the coding sequence ATGGGTCGATTTTGGACAGACGAATCAGGGCAAGGCTTGGTCGAATACGCACTCATCATCGCGGTCATCGCGATCGCGATCATCATCGCAATGGTCTTTCTTCGAAATCAACTGGTGAACCAGTTCTCGAACATCGGGAACAACCTCACCTAA
- a CDS encoding NAD(P)/FAD-dependent oxidoreductase, protein MTKRILIAGGGFAGLHLVRHLEKRLKRGEAEVTLIDRSNFSLFTPLLYQVATGELPPHAVAYPLRVPLARAGFRFLRTEVEAIDLEKRTVRTEDGEVAYDHIVIALGSVTNDFGIPGVKEHALVVKWLEDGRAVRHRILSTFEDAALLPEAARRRELLSFAIVGAGPVGVELAASMRDLMDHTLRGIYPTIDVRHEPTITLIDGADRVVPGMDARLSAIAQRRLEKLGVRIMLKTLVSEVGHGTLRTKDGRVLTAHTVIWAGGVKTNPIVAAVELPRAKDGRLTVDTSFRVGGRDDVLALGDAAHFEQDGKALPMLAQVAVQQAPAAATNLAHLVRGEATEPYVYKRKGDLVALGRTSAAAEFARPIHIVLSGLPAWTVWRTNYLMQLVGGRNRGTLLGEWLLSYFSRRIVADIT, encoded by the coding sequence GTGACGAAGCGCATCCTCATCGCGGGCGGCGGGTTCGCCGGGCTGCACCTCGTCCGCCATCTCGAGAAACGACTGAAGCGCGGCGAGGCGGAGGTCACGCTCATCGACCGTTCGAACTTCTCGCTCTTCACGCCGCTCCTCTATCAGGTCGCGACGGGTGAGCTGCCGCCGCACGCGGTCGCCTACCCGCTGCGCGTGCCCCTCGCGAGGGCCGGCTTCCGCTTCCTCCGCACGGAGGTCGAGGCGATCGACCTCGAGAAGAGGACCGTGCGCACCGAGGACGGCGAGGTCGCGTACGACCACATCGTCATCGCGCTCGGGAGCGTGACGAACGACTTCGGGATCCCGGGCGTCAAGGAGCACGCACTCGTCGTGAAGTGGCTCGAGGATGGCCGAGCCGTGCGGCACCGCATCCTGTCGACGTTCGAAGATGCCGCGCTCCTGCCCGAAGCGGCGCGCCGGCGCGAGCTGCTGTCGTTCGCGATCGTCGGAGCCGGCCCGGTCGGGGTAGAGCTCGCGGCGTCGATGCGCGACCTCATGGATCACACGCTGCGCGGCATCTACCCGACCATCGACGTGCGCCACGAGCCCACCATCACGCTCATCGACGGCGCCGACCGCGTCGTGCCGGGGATGGATGCGCGCCTCTCCGCGATCGCGCAGCGCCGGCTCGAGAAGCTCGGCGTGCGCATCATGCTGAAAACGCTCGTCTCAGAAGTGGGGCATGGCACGCTGCGCACGAAGGATGGGAGGGTACTGACCGCGCACACGGTCATCTGGGCCGGCGGTGTGAAGACCAACCCGATCGTCGCCGCAGTCGAGCTGCCGCGCGCGAAGGACGGTCGGCTCACCGTCGATACGTCGTTCCGCGTCGGCGGGCGCGACGACGTGCTCGCGCTCGGCGATGCCGCGCATTTCGAGCAGGACGGCAAGGCGCTACCGATGCTCGCGCAGGTCGCAGTGCAGCAGGCGCCCGCGGCGGCGACCAATCTCGCGCATCTCGTCCGAGGCGAGGCCACGGAGCCCTACGTCTACAAACGCAAGGGCGATCTCGTCGCGCTCGGACGGACCAGCGCGGCCGCAGAGTTCGCGCGGCCGATCCACATCGTGCTGTCGGGCCTGCCGGCGTGGACGGTGTGGCGGACGAACTACCTCATGCAGCTCGTGGGCGGACGCAACCGCGGCACGCTGCTGGGAGAGTGGCTCCTGTCCTACTTCTCGCGCCGGATCGTCGCCGACATCACGTGA
- the ruvA gene encoding Holliday junction branch migration protein RuvA, which produces MIGYLSGEVVARGVDHVVVDVRGVGYKVFVPRQPSRDAVALHTHHVVRDDAQQLFGFETRDELALFELLITVSGVGPRAGLALLSVSSPSAIAAAIASGDSAALARAPGVGKKTAERLIVDLKGKIGRTGPAREPTGVLTDDDAAAALQALGYTASEAIAALRGAPPPGSASTEERVTAALRGAGRVGVTGR; this is translated from the coding sequence GTGATCGGCTACCTCAGCGGCGAAGTCGTCGCGCGCGGCGTCGATCACGTCGTGGTCGACGTGCGCGGCGTCGGCTACAAGGTCTTCGTCCCGCGCCAGCCGTCACGCGACGCGGTCGCGCTGCACACGCATCACGTCGTGCGCGACGATGCGCAGCAGCTCTTCGGCTTCGAGACACGCGACGAGCTCGCGCTCTTCGAGCTGCTCATCACGGTCTCCGGTGTCGGCCCCCGGGCGGGCCTCGCACTGCTGTCGGTCTCGAGTCCCTCGGCGATAGCGGCCGCGATCGCATCCGGCGACTCCGCGGCGCTCGCGCGCGCACCGGGAGTGGGGAAGAAGACCGCGGAGCGGCTCATCGTCGATCTCAAGGGAAAGATCGGTCGGACCGGTCCAGCGCGCGAGCCCACCGGCGTGCTCACCGATGACGACGCGGCGGCCGCGCTGCAGGCCCTCGGTTACACCGCGAGCGAGGCCATCGCTGCCCTCCGGGGAGCGCCGCCACCGGGCTCTGCGAGCACGGAGGAGCGCGTCACGGCGGCTCTGCGGGGCGCTGGGCGGGTCGGGGTGACAGGACGGTGA
- the fusA gene encoding elongation factor G yields the protein MALIQPEKIRNVAVVGHGGSGKTTLVESMLHAVGATNRLGKVDDATSILDTDPEEQKRRITINIALASFTHDGTKINLLDTPGFLDFAGDQHAALRVADAAIVVVDASAGVQVGTQLVWSELDDHKTPRVVVVSRLDRENADFEQVLGQLREAYGIRVVPLHVPIGEHQGISATIDLLHGQVLRGPKEPIAEIDKAQADAVGQFRQQLVEAIVETNEDLLTRYLDGKEMSYEELRDALHLAVREGKVIPVVATSASKNVGYTALLNTIREMLPSPAEDTSVIGKSPAGDETARKTDPSEKFSAFVFKTLADPFVGKLSYVRVYSGTLHHNSQVFDATKGETERVGQIFFLRGKEQEITDAVGAGDICAVPKLTATSTNATLSDKDAPILYDPIAFPPPSFSVAIDPASKADLDKMSTALHKLIDEDPSLHVRRDDATHETILSAVGESGIDVAVHRLKEKFGVQVEMRTPRVPYRESIRAKAQAQGRYKRQTGGHGQFGDAWLEVEPLQPGSGVVFETRIVGGSVPRNFWPAVEKGIREQAVKGVIAGYPLSDFKATLYDGSFHQVDSSEMSFKIAGSLALQACVKDAQPYLLEPIMDVEVIVPEEQMGDVLADLNSRRGRVLGMDGAGAGYQSIKAHVPLAEIFRYSTDLRSMTGGRGTFTSTLLGYEQCPSHIAEKVIAAHEEKVEEGAAAR from the coding sequence TTGGCCCTCATACAACCCGAGAAGATCCGCAATGTGGCGGTCGTGGGGCACGGCGGATCTGGGAAAACGACCCTCGTCGAAAGCATGCTCCACGCCGTCGGCGCCACGAACCGCCTCGGCAAGGTCGATGACGCGACCAGCATCCTCGATACCGATCCGGAAGAGCAGAAGCGCCGCATCACGATCAACATCGCGCTCGCCTCGTTCACTCATGACGGGACCAAGATCAATCTCCTCGACACTCCCGGATTCCTCGACTTCGCCGGTGACCAACACGCTGCGCTGCGCGTTGCCGACGCCGCGATCGTGGTCGTCGACGCCTCTGCCGGAGTCCAGGTCGGCACGCAGCTCGTGTGGTCCGAGCTCGATGACCACAAGACGCCGCGCGTCGTCGTCGTCAGCCGGCTCGATCGCGAGAACGCCGACTTCGAACAGGTCTTGGGGCAGCTGCGCGAGGCATATGGGATCCGCGTCGTTCCGCTGCACGTTCCGATCGGCGAGCACCAGGGCATCTCCGCCACGATCGACCTGCTGCACGGCCAGGTCCTGAGGGGCCCGAAAGAGCCGATCGCCGAGATCGACAAGGCGCAGGCCGACGCGGTCGGTCAGTTCCGCCAGCAGCTCGTCGAAGCGATCGTCGAGACGAACGAGGATCTGCTCACCCGCTACCTCGACGGCAAGGAGATGTCGTACGAGGAGCTCCGCGACGCCCTGCACCTGGCTGTGCGTGAAGGAAAGGTCATCCCGGTGGTGGCGACATCGGCGTCGAAGAACGTCGGGTACACCGCGCTCCTGAACACGATCCGCGAGATGCTCCCCTCGCCGGCGGAAGATACGTCGGTCATCGGTAAGTCACCCGCTGGCGACGAGACGGCGCGCAAGACCGATCCGAGCGAGAAGTTCTCCGCGTTCGTGTTCAAGACGCTTGCCGATCCCTTCGTCGGCAAGCTCAGCTACGTCCGCGTCTATTCCGGCACCCTGCATCACAACTCGCAGGTGTTCGACGCCACGAAAGGCGAGACCGAGCGTGTGGGGCAGATCTTCTTCCTGCGCGGGAAAGAGCAGGAGATCACCGACGCCGTGGGCGCGGGCGACATCTGTGCCGTTCCGAAGCTCACGGCCACCTCCACGAACGCCACGCTGTCCGACAAGGACGCGCCGATCCTCTACGACCCCATCGCGTTCCCACCGCCTTCGTTCTCCGTCGCGATCGACCCCGCGAGCAAGGCCGACCTCGACAAGATGTCGACCGCGCTCCACAAGCTCATCGACGAGGACCCCTCGCTGCACGTGCGCCGCGATGACGCCACGCACGAGACGATCCTGTCGGCGGTCGGCGAGTCCGGCATCGACGTCGCGGTGCATCGGCTCAAGGAGAAGTTCGGCGTGCAGGTCGAGATGCGGACGCCGCGAGTGCCGTACCGGGAGTCGATCCGGGCGAAAGCGCAGGCGCAGGGCCGCTACAAGCGCCAGACCGGTGGCCACGGCCAGTTCGGCGACGCGTGGCTCGAGGTCGAGCCGCTGCAGCCGGGATCGGGGGTGGTCTTCGAAACGCGCATCGTCGGTGGCTCGGTCCCGCGCAACTTCTGGCCCGCCGTCGAGAAAGGTATCCGCGAGCAGGCCGTGAAGGGCGTGATCGCGGGCTATCCGCTATCGGACTTCAAGGCGACGCTCTACGACGGCTCGTTCCACCAAGTCGACTCGAGCGAGATGTCGTTCAAGATCGCAGGATCGCTCGCGCTCCAGGCCTGCGTGAAGGACGCGCAACCGTATCTGCTCGAGCCGATCATGGATGTCGAGGTCATCGTGCCCGAGGAGCAGATGGGCGACGTGCTCGCGGACCTCAACAGCCGCCGCGGTCGCGTACTCGGGATGGACGGCGCGGGCGCGGGGTATCAGAGCATCAAGGCTCACGTGCCCCTCGCGGAGATCTTCCGCTACTCGACCGATCTGCGCTCGATGACCGGCGGCCGCGGTACGTTCACCTCGACGCTGCTGGGCTACGAGCAGTGCCCGTCGCACATCGCGGAGAAAGTGATCGCGGCGCACGAGGAGAAGGTCGAGGAGGGCGCGGCCGCGCGCTAG
- a CDS encoding YebC/PmpR family DNA-binding transcriptional regulator, with protein MSGHSKWSQIKRQKGAADVKKGVVFTKMTREIMLAAREGGGDVEANFRLRLAVDRARAVNMPHANIQRAIERATGGADGAQLESVLYEGYAPGGVSVMVEAATDNRNRTAPEIRAAFTKNGGKLGESGSVQWLFEQKGVIEIDAGKRSPDDVSLIAIDSGAEDVETDGSLVTAYTTPNSFEKVRSALEKAGITVASAEISMRPTTTVRVDGDQARKVLRLVEELEELDDVQKVHANFDVPDEVLQHA; from the coding sequence ATGTCCGGACATTCAAAGTGGAGCCAGATCAAGCGCCAGAAGGGCGCGGCGGACGTCAAGAAGGGCGTCGTTTTCACCAAGATGACGCGCGAGATCATGCTCGCGGCGCGTGAAGGTGGCGGGGACGTCGAAGCGAACTTTCGGCTGCGGCTGGCGGTCGACCGCGCGCGGGCTGTGAACATGCCGCACGCGAACATCCAGCGGGCGATCGAGCGGGCCACTGGCGGCGCCGACGGCGCGCAGCTCGAGAGCGTCCTCTACGAGGGCTACGCGCCCGGCGGTGTGTCGGTGATGGTCGAGGCAGCCACGGATAACCGCAACCGCACGGCCCCGGAGATCCGCGCCGCGTTCACGAAGAACGGCGGCAAGCTCGGCGAGTCTGGCTCGGTGCAGTGGCTCTTCGAACAGAAGGGCGTCATCGAGATCGACGCCGGCAAGCGCTCGCCGGATGACGTCTCGCTCATCGCGATCGACTCCGGCGCCGAGGACGTCGAGACCGACGGCAGCCTGGTCACCGCTTACACGACACCCAACTCGTTCGAGAAGGTGAGGTCCGCGCTCGAGAAAGCGGGCATCACCGTGGCATCGGCCGAGATCTCGATGCGCCCGACCACGACCGTCCGCGTCGACGGCGACCAGGCCCGGAAGGTCCTGCGCCTGGTCGAGGAGCTCGAGGAGCTGGACGACGTCCAGAAGGTGCACGCGAATTTCGACGTACCGGACGAGGTCCTTCAGCACGCCTAG